One bacterium DNA segment encodes these proteins:
- the truB gene encoding tRNA pseudouridine(55) synthase TruB produces the protein MIDGILNINKPAGMTSHDVVQCIRRLINQKKVGHAGTLDPQAEGVLILLLGKATKLSESLKSDSKEYLAEMKLGIKTTTQDAWGQIIEQKSNFTIQKKDIEKVLLDFEGEINQIPPMFSAIHHEGKRLYELARLGKEVERQPRKVKIFEIKLLNFIHQDEFRFKVTCSSGTYIRTLCADIGEALGVGGHLTSLKRIKSGNFKIEDSIGLKDLIEGKIKVEEVLLS, from the coding sequence GGGATGACTTCCCACGATGTCGTTCAATGTATTCGAAGATTGATTAACCAGAAAAAGGTTGGGCATGCAGGAACTTTAGACCCACAGGCAGAAGGGGTTTTAATTCTTCTTTTAGGTAAAGCAACAAAATTATCCGAAAGCCTGAAAAGTGATTCTAAAGAATATCTTGCAGAAATGAAATTGGGAATTAAAACAACGACTCAAGATGCCTGGGGACAAATAATTGAACAAAAATCTAACTTTACTATTCAAAAAAAGGATATTGAAAAGGTACTTTTAGATTTTGAGGGTGAGATAAATCAAATTCCACCTATGTTTTCTGCAATACATCATGAGGGTAAAAGGTTATATGAATTAGCTCGGCTTGGAAAGGAAGTGGAACGACAACCTCGAAAGGTAAAGATATTTGAAATCAAACTTTTAAATTTTATACATCAGGATGAATTTAGATTTAAAGTTACTTGTTCTTCCGGAACTTACATTCGGACTTTATGTGCAGATATAGGTGAGGCTTTAGGGGTAGGGGGACATTTAACCTCATTGAAAAGGATTAAAAGTGGCAATTTCAAAATCGAAGATTCGATTGGCTTAAAAGATTTAATAGAAGGGAAAATTAAGGTAGAAGAGGTTCTTTTATCGTAA
- the rpsO gene encoding 30S ribosomal protein S15 has protein sequence MSLTTEGKQTLIEKYRMHEKDTGSPEVQIALLTDRINYLTEHFKVHVKDYHSRRGLLKLVGQRRRLLNYLTQKDTNRYQDIIQKLGLRK, from the coding sequence ATGTCGTTAACGACAGAAGGAAAACAAACATTGATTGAAAAATATCGAATGCATGAAAAAGATACAGGTTCACCAGAGGTTCAGATAGCGCTATTGACGGATCGAATTAATTATTTGACTGAACATTTTAAGGTGCATGTTAAAGATTATCATTCACGAAGAGGATTGCTTAAACTCGTTGGACAAAGGAGAAGATTACTTAATTATCTAACTCAAAAAGATACAAATAGATACCAGGACATTATTCAGAAGTTAGGATTGAGGAAATAA
- a CDS encoding bifunctional riboflavin kinase/FAD synthetase, giving the protein MKIFWRIPAQFEYENVGLTIGVFDGVHLGHQKIITELINSCRKKGLTSLILTFEIHPRKILSATMPALLITLDQRLNIISQLGMDVCIITDFEQEIMNLEATEFIEKVLIDKLKMKQMWIGTNFLFGRGRKGDVQLLQELSAKKGFKLQVVEPVKFEDEIVSSTRIREYLKQGEVAKANLLLSRPYTIGAEVIHGTKRGRILGYPTANLKWDEEVLLPEKGVYAVRVKMDDERYEGVANLGYRPTFGEEKELYFEVHIFDFNQEIYFKELNVSFITRIRDEKPFKDQDSLIRQLNEDENKAKQILKASKW; this is encoded by the coding sequence ATGAAAATTTTCTGGAGAATTCCAGCTCAATTTGAATATGAAAATGTGGGATTAACGATAGGTGTATTTGATGGAGTGCATTTAGGTCATCAAAAAATTATCACAGAACTGATTAATTCTTGTAGAAAAAAAGGACTTACAAGTCTTATTTTGACTTTTGAGATTCATCCAAGAAAAATATTATCAGCAACTATGCCTGCTCTATTAATTACCCTTGACCAGAGATTAAACATTATTTCTCAGCTGGGTATGGATGTGTGCATAATTACTGATTTTGAACAAGAGATAATGAACCTTGAGGCAACGGAATTCATAGAAAAAGTGCTCATTGATAAATTAAAAATGAAACAAATGTGGATTGGAACGAATTTTTTATTTGGAAGAGGAAGAAAAGGGGATGTCCAGTTATTACAAGAGTTAAGTGCAAAAAAAGGGTTTAAATTACAGGTAGTTGAGCCAGTTAAATTTGAAGATGAAATTGTTAGTAGCACAAGGATAAGGGAATATCTAAAGCAAGGGGAGGTAGCAAAGGCAAATTTACTTCTATCCCGACCTTATACGATTGGAGCGGAAGTTATCCATGGCACAAAAAGAGGAAGAATCCTTGGTTACCCTACCGCAAACTTAAAATGGGATGAAGAAGTTTTATTACCTGAAAAAGGTGTCTATGCGGTCAGGGTAAAAATGGATGATGAAAGATATGAAGGTGTGGCTAATCTGGGCTATCGTCCAACATTTGGAGAAGAAAAAGAACTTTATTTTGAAGTCCATATCTTCGATTTTAATCAGGAAATTTATTTTAAAGAATTAAATGTTTCTTTTATAACAAGAATACGGGATGAGAAACCGTTTAAAGACCAGGATAGTTTAATTAGACAATTAAACGAGGATGAAAATAAAGCAAAACAAATATTAAAAGCAAGTAAGTGGTAA
- the bioB gene encoding biotin synthase BioB — MVNQVLLEISKSLLQGEPLHFSKAIYFSKLDKESILDLVSLANRVRKEYCGEGIDLCSIMNAKSGACSEDCQFCGQSGHYKTDTPVYSLKSEEEILQSAKDAEISGATRFCIVISGEKPDTTDFKKIISVLKKIKEETNLKLDCSLGTLTKDKAYALKNAGVSRYNHNLETSENYFKQICTTHSYKDRLSTLKILKEVGLEVCCGGIIGLGEDWDERIKFVFALKELDVDCIPINILNPIPGTPLANVKPLSPLEIIKTIAIFRLILKDKIIKIAGGREVNLRDLQALSLLAGANGLIIGNYLTTPGRDASLDMQMIKDLGLNIRK, encoded by the coding sequence ATGGTTAATCAAGTATTATTAGAAATTTCTAAAAGCCTTTTACAGGGTGAGCCGCTCCATTTTAGTAAAGCAATATACTTTTCTAAATTAGATAAAGAAAGTATTTTAGATTTGGTATCTTTAGCGAATAGAGTAAGAAAGGAATATTGTGGGGAAGGGATTGACTTATGTTCTATTATGAATGCTAAATCAGGGGCGTGTTCAGAGGATTGTCAATTCTGTGGTCAGTCTGGACATTATAAAACTGATACACCTGTTTATTCTCTTAAGAGTGAGGAAGAAATTTTACAATCAGCTAAGGATGCAGAAATTTCAGGGGCAACAAGATTCTGTATTGTCATTAGCGGAGAAAAACCCGATACCACAGATTTCAAAAAGATTATTAGTGTTTTAAAGAAAATAAAAGAAGAAACGAACTTAAAATTAGATTGTTCACTGGGAACTTTGACAAAAGATAAGGCTTATGCTTTAAAAAATGCAGGAGTGAGCAGATATAATCATAATCTTGAGACATCGGAAAATTATTTTAAACAAATCTGCACGACCCATTCTTATAAAGATAGATTATCTACTTTAAAAATATTAAAAGAAGTAGGATTAGAGGTTTGTTGTGGAGGAATTATTGGCTTAGGTGAGGATTGGGATGAAAGGATAAAATTTGTCTTTGCCTTAAAAGAGCTGGATGTAGATTGTATTCCTATTAATATTTTAAATCCGATACCAGGAACACCTTTAGCAAATGTTAAACCGTTATCTCCGCTGGAGATAATAAAAACAATTGCTATTTTTAGATTGATTTTAAAAGATAAAATCATTAAAATCGCTGGAGGTCGTGAGGTGAATTTAAGGGATTTACAAGCATTATCTTTATTAGCCGGGGCAAATGGATTAATCATCGGAAATTATTTAACAACGCCAGGAAGAGATGCAAGTTTAGATATGCAGATGATAAAAGATTTGGGATTGAATATAAGGAAGTAG